The DNA segment TTAAAATTCTTAAGCATGTTGAATAACCCCATGTCAACTTAGAGATATAACTGGAATTACAATAAATCCTAACATATTCACTCATATTTACTGTGATCATGCAAAagttcaggggaaaaaaatcagattcaTATCTAACTATTGTGAGAGCAGGGATGAAAAAACAGTCCAGTGCTGTGCAATAAAAACTTACACAAATAGCCTAAATATCAAACACATTGCATAGAGGACAAAATCAGATTTCATTTGTTGGGGAGTGCCTGTCTctgatgtaaataaataatgactcAGAGCTTCTGTTTCTTGAACCCCCGAGGCCCTAAAATAGCCACAGTACAAAACTCAAGGGTTTTTGCTGTAAGCTGTGACCTATTATGAgccaaagacagacacagatagaaGAGACAAGATGAGACGTGGTATGGTATGTGTTTTCAGGGGAAAACGAAAATACAATACTAAAAGCTAATAGCACATGAGATACTAAGTTTTAACTCATTTCTTTTCCAGCAATGTGTATCTGATGGCTTTCTTCTCTCAGTTCAAGTAATTACAACACTGATTATTCATTAATACAGTAGTGCAGTCACTCAAAATCCTGCATTCTGTTCATAGTTTTGGAAACAATCTTCTTAGGCCCTGtctcttttgtttcctgcatCCATTTCCAAAACTATAAAAGTGCCAAGATACTGTAAGATCAgtcaaaatgttcttttaaaaaagtGCTTTAACATTTAGAATTGTCGCAGACCAACAATGGACTCACAGTACCCCAGAACAGATGTAACTGAGTAAGGGTTTTTCTCAGTACTCCTGTTTTGGCACATGGTTGAGGTAAGGGGGAAGTGAGAAACAAAATCATCCCAGAAGAGCTGCAATTCTAGCTGCGCCACAATTTTACTAGTATTCAGGGGACCATAAACACACCCCACTTGCGATGACAACAGCATCTTTATTTCTTAATTGtagcaaacaaaaataaaaagtcaagcAAAAGGATTCATTCATCTAAATTAGGCCTCTGCAGCATCAGCTTCAGTTTGGCCCGTCTTAGAGCTACACACTAAATATTTAAGCCTGCATTGCACTTGCTGGAAAGAAACAGTACCAAAAAACAGACCTACAGCTTTAGAAACACAGCTTCTGTTCCCACTTTCAGATAGAGGGAAGAAACTAAAAACAAGTGGACACTAGTACAGTGTTCATTTCAAGCACAGCACTGCCGCAGTTGAAGTTGAATCAGGGCAAGTGCACAAAACCAAGCCATATCATAGTGGACACTATCAACCCTGACAAATTatttgaaacaaataaaaataaatccctCTACAGCTGATCAACGATGTGTAAAGAAAGACTAGTCTTTGCATCCTTTAGATTCTTTCTACTATCCTGTTATATGTCTGTGGATAGAGCGGCATCAGTCTGAAGCTGTTGCAGCAGCACACATTTGAacaccctctctttctctttcgcAGGATTAGCAAAATATGGAAGTTCGGATACAGTtttcacaacagcagcacatttgAGGTGTGGTAATGTAGctgaaatgctgctgaaaaggaggagaaatgaCTAACTTATAATCTTACAGCAGCTCTGGGCACCAATGCTCGCTTTCGCAGTTGacatctttattgtcattctgCTTTTTGCTTGCATGTTAAGAATAGGTTCTAACATTTTGACAGAGGTGTAAAGAAAGAGTCTAAATTAACTGGGCTTTATATAGGCATTGCTGATTCAATACATAGTGCCCAAATCAAAACAAGGTTAAAATGAGTCCTTGCTATGGCAATAATTCTTGAATCAATACTTTTTGGGCGCACTAAATTGGGAAACTGCATGTGAAGAAGCCTATAACTCCTTTTTACAAGGAAACAAATGTATGTCGTAGGTCAGTATATTAGAAAACAGTCTCCGGCCTGCAACCATAGCTCCATACACTTCACTTTCCCACTGAATTATCACAGAGAGTAGCATAGTGTAAGTACTAACtaaagttcagtttcagtttctctctcacatgCTTGCTTTGCTTGACTTAGTGtgattctctctttctctgttgccctctctctgtctcaatTTGTAGAGTTGGTTAAATGAACAATTAGTTATCGTCTTTATTAAATGGAAGGTTCCATCTCTACTCAGTGCAGCTGTTGACAAAAGATGAGCAGTGATGGGCAACGGAGGATGTAGACACTGGGCAGCTGACATGTCTTATCAATCCACACATCACAGTGTCAGTTTGAATGAGCCATTAGCATCTGAATCTCCTGTGTTAATTGTTGTTATCAGTTGCCAATTATTAAAAAAGCGACACaagggagagagcagagaagacagGAATAATGTTGTTAGATGGAGTTGTCTAACCTTGAGCAAGAATACTGTGCACCAGGTTTGCTCATGGCCCAAATTTATACCCTCATTGGTGTACAAAAGTCACAGGGGCAAGTGTATCACTGTGCTCAGCTGTAGCAGCCTGCATTACTTCCTACATCCAATGACGTGCTCTGGTGTCAGCGAAAGGCAGCAGAGGTAGGCCAAGATAccattcattttcatctctccCCTGAGGGCATCACTATGGCTCAGCCTGCTATCAGAGCGCAGCTTTTTGGAGCCTCAACTATATATGTGAAGTGCACACTGAGCATTAAATCACATGCTTCAACATGTTACCACTGTCAAAGCAGATCTGTGTTAGCCAGAGTGCACTGCTGAGAAATGCAACACAGCTGCGAAATGCAACAGTGCTGTCGCCTGTTTAGCAGCTAGGTGGCTAGCAAAAAGACTGAAGCCACTGCATGCAGGAAACTACTGGTAGAATTGGGGCTACAACTGAGCATCAGCGGAAATGAAGTCACAATAGTGTGGTTAGTGTTACCACAAACCCACCAATCCTCAATTCACAGCAGCCAATGGgtgtttttggctgttttttcttGTGATGTCATTACAAAAAACATATATCACAACATGGTGTCAAATAGACATACAACACACATCTCCAACACCTGCTCCTCACCCAACCACATCTTAGAATCAGTGTCTAACTGTTAAACACCAAATAAATGTGGCTGGCAGTCATTCATCGTCAATGAAGGCTGGCAACAAACATCAATAAAAAGCAAATTAATATTAAAACCTGAAGAAAGGGTACAGATTCTCCTAAAGACCTTAAAATCTAAGCACATTTGCTAACTGAAGAATGAATAGGGATGATATGGAAAATAGCTGGGTATCTGATGCACAGCTTCACACCCCACCCCCtgacaacacaaaacagcaagtgactggagctgctgctgtagcaAGAGCACAGTCTTAAATGCTAGAGGACTGGAGAGGCACCACAAGTTATCTTAAGACACTTTCACACATAAACCAACAAGGCTGCTGTGGTAACTCTGTAGGCAGCACTGGTGTTTTCCCCTAGCCTCACTGCTAGTTACTGACAACTGCAATTTCAATGCAGAGTACATTTAAACATTCCAAGAAATGGTGCAGTGCTAGAAATTTCATGCTTTAGGTGTGAAACAGACCATTTCTATCATTagtttaattattattttagtttaagTGTAAGGACTTTTAGATGTGTTcttttctcacatttgagacATTGCCAAAAATACAGGgtgaaaataaagaattatAGAAGAATGTTATCTCATGTAATTGACTGTCAGCTTGTTTATGTACTTGACCTAGGAATTTTACAACTTCTCCTACTTGGGGATCTGTCTGATTCTGTTAACTTCTGAGCTGGTGTCATCTGTAGCAGATGCTCTCACTAAAGCAAAATACTTCTGCACTACAAACTTCTACTATgcttcaattttaaaaaatgaaaactgggGTACTGAATGATACATGATCAATGGTTTAGGCAAGGATGAGCTGGATGCCAAGTGCCTTTTGTTGCACAATACAATTGCACACATCATCTTGAATATTTTGGAGGAAGTGTTCAGTCAAAATGAGGCAGTGCAGCTTTATACTGTGTATACTGCTAAAAGTTGGGTCTCAGCCGCTTACTGCATGATGTTGCACTACATATGAAACATAGTACTAAACAAAAGATGTACAGCTTACGTGAGAAAACAGTAAGGTGGATTTCTGAACCAAAAGTCAGTTAATTCAAAGTCCTACACTAATTTTCTCCCCAGAATTCACAAATACTTGACCAACTTCATAAAGACCAACTGGTTCAGTGCCGACTGAAATACCTCATCTCtaacaaaagcagcattttattaAAGCGTAATTTGAACAGCAGGTGAAGTCAATGTGCTCCCCTGGAATGGGaaggaggaagacaggaaagATAAAGAGAACGGATAAAAGGCACATTTTAGATAAAACAGAAGGTATGAAATGAAAATCCATTTTACAATACCTCTAGAGCAAGAGCTGTCTTATCATAGGCACATGGCACTCGTCTCTGAATGGCCTTTGCCATGACGGGGCCGTTCTGCATGGACGGTAGAGGGGTGATAACCGCTCCAGGTGTGCTGGGGGGCAATGGTGAAGGTGTCTGGGGCTGAGCGTAGGCGTGGACGAGGGCGTGGGAAGGCTCTGGGATCCCGTAGCTGTTGGAGTTGCGAGACCCATGGGAAGGCTGGCCAGAGTGGGGCGGAGGTCGTACCACTTTCTCAACGTAGGGCACGGGGATCATCCCGATACGCCCCTCTTTACTCTTGGCACTCCACCACTGCTCCTCTGGCTTCTCCAGGATGATCAGGATCTCCCCCTTCTTGAAGGGAAGGTCCTCTGCATCGCTGCCAGTGAAGTCGTATAGAGTCCGCACATACTCCAGGTTCTCCTCTGGGCCGCCCATGGGCTGGATGGGAGCACACACTGAGCTTGGGTACCTTGGGAGATCACATCAATGAGGCAAAGGAAGGAGATAAAATGTGGTTACCATAAAAAGTAATCTCCTGTCAAGAAGATAACATGGAAATTCTGAAAAACTAAGGGATTTACATAATCAGTGACAGGAGTCACTCAAACATCACATATTTTTTGTTGAATGGTGTTCAATAAAAGCTAATAATAGCTGAAACTGCccattttacatttgtaaaagTGACAAAGGCTTAAATACGAGCAATCTTAATAAAAATGCCACATACACTATGATATAAACACACTTTGTAGCATGTACAATCAGAGCTGGAGGACAAACACATAATACCTGGCTAAAGTTGTGGTTATACATAAGCAAACACTGCTAATAAACTACATAAACCTACAAACCATATTAAGTTTTAGCTGGTGATTGTTTATTTATCCAATCTGGTGTCTTGGGACACCATAGGGCcttaatgaaaacagtaaacTGGAAGTGTGATCGTGCTGGTGTGTCTATCACTTTCAAATTTGGCAAACTGAATGCTTCATAGCATAACTGCGGGGTACTGCAATCTTACTGAAAGTGGGTTAGTTCTGATAAAAACAGATGGCCTGGTTAACCTTAATCACATGGTCTTTTACAGTAACGCATTCCAGTGAAGTGTTACTTTAATCATGCTTTAGCTATATCCTCTGTCATCTACAAATGTGTCAGTTAGTAGAGGGGTGACTGGGTGACTTCCCTACCTGGGTGCTGGCTCTATCAGAGTGGTCGTGTCCAGGTAGTGGATTTTGTAGAACTCCAGGAGAGCAGGGAGGTGGTCAAATTCTTGATCGCCTATTTTAAACCTCTTGCTGGGCAAGGAGTTGATGATATAGTGAGACACTTTGGAGTTTTCAGATACTGACAGCACGTAGTCGCCGGGGCAGGTCGACGAGTCTCGAACGAGAAACATGCCATGTCTCTGTCCTTGTAACCTATTCTGTGCCTCTTGTCGTGACACGGGTCCAAAATACCAGGCGGACCGATCAGACGAATCAAACCGAGCAGCTGACATTTCTGTTCAAAAATAAGTTAGTATCAGTctacaaatgagaaaaagaaaatgatcaaaacaaacTAGACAATAAGTTATAACGTGTATGCGTGTTGGAATTAGCCAATCACAATCACCGCAAACTGGAGGATTTGGAAGATGCAGGGCAGGGCATTCGTCGCCCTGTGAGGTTTTTCGAGTGATTTCTGCACAGACGCTGCAGGCTCCGTAGACCTCTTGtgaaagaagcaaaacaaaaacaacaacaaaaaacaaaaacaacctgacGTTTTCAGAGGCAGGCTGCGACTGGCTTGATCCAACTTTGGAGCATAATGTGGTTCCTGTGTTCAGCAGTCAATGGCTGAGTGATTGTTGGAGCGgccaaaatagaaaaaaataaaacaacttcCGACAAACATCGACGGAGGCCGAAGCAACAAATGATCAATGAAGCTTCCCCTTTTCGTTCCGCCTTCCGAGAAAACACCAGACTTCTGTTCTAATAATTTATCTCCTCCACTAAGTGTCAGTTGTGAGAACGGAAAAGGTGGCCTCAGTTTTTCATCTGATAAATCCTCATGTCCGCAAAAGGCTGCCAGTTGACGCGGGTCGGAAACGAAATGATTACTTGGTATCTTCTTGATCTTACGGTAAGGCACGCGTCATGGAAATGCGTTTTTGAATCCCTTTCTCGAGTCGGAGCAGACTTTTAAGGCAGCACAGCAAAAAAATGGCGGCCCGCAACACGTCTTCACACAAAAAATTATTTCAGCAGCAGCGGCTTGTCTCCTGCGCGTGCATCTCAGGACCTGGAACGTTATGCTGTAGCTCTCGCGTGCATTCCCGACCGCTCACGAGGGATCTCCGGCTTAACGATTCAATATTTTATACTTTCCCTTATTTCTGCTCGTCCCCCCCTCACCCGAGCCACCAGAAGTGCGAGTACGAGACCGAAAAATGGCGACGGGAGGGCAGGTCCCGCTTTCTATCTGCACGTCACTGACGCctggaggggggtgggaggaggtAAGGTGGTGGGCGGGATGACGAGACACGGACGGCCCCACACCCCCGTGCAGAGAGCGAAGTGTCAATCATGTTTCCATGACACAGCtagagaacttttttttttatttttttaatgaaaaatgataaAGCAGTGAAATACATTACAGGCCGATTTCTAACAGCACCCCAACCCTATGCTGTTTTTGCCTATTCTGCGCAGTCCTATTGATCATTATCGTTTTTTTGAAACTTTAAGAACTGCCATACATATCACTTTCAATTTACCTCCTGTAGCATTATTATGATAGAACTTATATCAGCATAAAAGATGGGGTAAACCTCAGATAACCATATGCTTCTATGTCTTACATCCCAGCCAATATTGAAGAAATATTCATATCCTTAAGGAGAAGCAATACCAAAATGTAGAAATATTCCATTACAAGTCCggcatttaaaatgtttttgaggtaaaaatacagatattatcagcaaaatagATAATCTActtcaagtatcaaaagtaGAAGTACATGTTTAGTCAAAGATGTTATGGCCATAGATTCAAGATCAATGGAGTAGATGGTGCCCAAGAATAAGTCAGTTTAATTTCACTATAAGCTGATGGATGACAAATGAGTGACTGTAGACTTAATCGTTACAACTGATGACAGTTTTGCGCCTGATCATGTCTGATGACTCAAATCCTATCAGTCATTACATCATATTAAACAGGAACAAGTTCTAGTGTGAATCTGCTGTATTTATGATGtgattttctacatttctaCTGTGACTTTGTGTGAAGTTCATATGTTTGAACTGCAAAGTACAGTACATTTGCTCAGTCAACAGCTATGTAATATCACcagtaaaaagttttttttttgttttttttacatacttccctattttcatttcctgttgctcTTCAACTTCCCTTCCATTCAATCTCATAATAAGTATTATCTGGCACAGAGCTGTGACACATCGATTTGGAACTCCACAACCTACCCAACCCACAACACAATATGCtgaaagggagagagtgaaTTTAAATGCAGGGGACAGTGCCTCCAAAGAAGCCTTAATAAagaataatacaaacaaaagaCGCCGTTGGAAAACACTGACTGCCACGACAAGGCATCCAATGTGGTGGGATGACTTCTGCTCGCCGATGACAGCAATACATATAAAGAGGTAGTTCTGTTCCTCTGGTTATTGAAGTTTTCAGTGACCCTGCCTCATGAGGCTGCAGCTGGCACAGAGCAGCTCTCATCACTGCAACGCTGTCTGAATTTTAATAGATTTGCACCCACTGGGTCTTACTGGCTAATGCCTGCCAATTCCCACATTTCCACAAAGACGCAGTGATGCAACAaattgagaggaaaaaaaaacctaacagcatttcttcctcctcagaaGTATAAGTAAAAAATACTGATATTTATAGAAACAAATTGTTCAACTCTACATTTTCACAAAAGACAATTTAACCATACAGTTTGTTTAGTCCTTTGTTTTAACCATATATTTTGGTTTAGTTACCATGACATGATGACAGCTAGTCATtaaggtggatttttttttgggAGGTGATAATTTGGACTTTTTTAATTTTGCCTTTGTCACTatacaaaatacacaaattCCATGCTGAATAggacataaataaaagtaaagccCATTTCTGTGAAGTTTTGGAAGTGAGGCTATGGTAATTTATAGTATGTACCTATACATGACCTGCTGATGAACATCTGAAGGCTGTGAATGAAGGGGTGTTTCTTCAGAAACACCTCCATCTAGTGGGTACAAGCAAGAGGAAATAGTCCAGTCAGTGACACTAATGTTTTATACCTTTTTTTAGACTGTGTAGATTGTTGCAGGCAGATTAAATGTTACATAAATTGACAGACACAGGAGCTGTCAAGCACAGCTGTAGCCCTGAGCACATCTGCCTGAGTACAAATGCATACAAGGATACCTTCACAATCCCTGCTAAAAGACATAAGGGTATCCCGCTCACTCCTCCTCTGAATTATCTAGGAGGAAAATCTGTGCCCCTCAGGCACAGGACTGCCTTTCTAACCAGCACCCCCTGGCTACCGCTGCTGTATTAAGAATGTGCCTCATGGGCTGGAGTATATGCAAGTAACTGCATTGTGTTAGGCTCAACTCACCAATCAAAAAGGCATAACCACTCATTGGGATTTATTTGCACAAAACTACTCTTGGTTTCAATATTATTcaatatatttttcaatttgtgttatttaacTGTCAGTTATGGATTTAGAAAATGAGTGGccatgaaaacaagaaaaggcaGATGTCTTATACAGGTTTATGCTGAGGTCATGGTAGCCCAAAATGCTGCGGGTAATTCTCCATTAGAGTTATGAATTTGAATGGACACCTGCTCACTCAGTGGTTCACCTGCACAGAGGTACTTTCAGTAAACTGAAAAGGATAGGGCTACATCTTATGGAGACATGATGATATGGATTTGCAGGATGCAAGGAAGTTGAGCTTTGAACTGAGCGCTGAGTGGTCATTTTAAGCCTGCTGGGTGAGACTGGTGGTAAAGTCACAGTTATTGCTGGAGATGTTGCTGGAAAAGTGAACGTGTAATTTCAGAGCAGTGCAGGTGTTTTGCAGATGAGCACAGGAGAACTGGCACTGAGAGGTGCAGTTTGGAATTTTATGATTTTCTCTGGAACCTTCcagtgaagtgaataacataaCTTCAACCTCAGTCGTTCTATCTGCAATAAATATCTTGCATGAGCCAGTTAGATCAGACCCTATGTGCTAAGTATGCAGAGATGGATTACCAGATAATCATTTGATTAAGGAACGAATAGATATTTCCTCTTAAAGGTTCTAGAGGTAGAGTATGCTAAGCCAGGTTAATTCCAGGAACTGTCTGCCCCACCTGGCTGCATGCAGTTCTTAACCTGCCCTATGCTGTTGCACAACTACACACTAAGTTTTGATTCCTGTTATGAAATAAGGCCAGGTGCTTTTAAATTTGTTTACTTTCACATGACTGTGCACCATCCCACTGATAAATGTTTACATGACTGCTAAAGCTGCTCATTGCTGAGGGCACTGAATTCATCAGTACTACACAGAATGACAGGTCATTTGTTTCtacattttattcatgtatttatttattaataacaGTGTAACTGAATCCTGACCCGCTGACACGTTTATGAAAGAAACAAATTCTTTAAAACCTgcttaaacattttaatatgatCTTAGGATCATTTCATTGCTTTTTTTGCATATAATCCATGCTAAAAAAAGTTGTGCGAGATCTGAATCATAGACTTTTCCTTGGAAAACATGACATATTCTAATAATGTTATTTATAGCACGTATCAGAACAGAAGTTACAAgagtgagacacagagacacaagcaAGCAACAATTTCACTCCTTCCTCAAAGTTCAATTTGATGTGTCTTGTGATTACGGTTTAAATAACCACTTCCTCATAGTTTTAGCTTAAACTCTACACAAAACAAGTTTAAACTGCAGATTCTTTGCAGCAAATGTGCGTTCAGAGGCCTCAAACCAGACTAATATTCCATTTCCACACATATTAGAATCTAGGcgattttatttttgtcacttatTTTCATGCACACAGCTACTGGAGAGTTAATGCAGGCCTATAGTAGTGGGACTGACAACTCTTCAAGTCAGAGAGGGACTTTTGAGGTGTTCAGGTAAGCCACTATTGAATTTAATGCAGAATTTGCACTACATACTATACATACATACGTGTGTATGTAAGCACATTATGTTGTTCACAGAACCAACTACTACAGAATCTAGCACAACCccttcaaaaagaaaaagagagtgtgGGAAATGTGGCTTATGAGTCAGAAAAAAAGACCATGTAAGCAGACAGACCTAATTAAACAGgtttgtttcaaaacaaaaaaatgaaaacctcAAATTTCCTAATGCAGGAAAATCTACACTAATAATCTTAGTTGCATGCTGAATCGCCTGGAAAGTCACCAACAACCAGTGGAACTGatttgtttcactgtgaaagATGTTTTCACTTCTCTCATCGTCTGTGACATGAGGTTAcattaacacaataaaaacttACATTAGTATGTGAACATGGAAACCAGCACTGACATAATTATTTTAGGCAGGGTAACCATCTCGCTTATTTTGTGTCATATTTCGGTATTTAGTACACACAACATCAGTACGTTGCGCATACTGTTTGCTTGCTAAAAGAAACATTCTGTGAaaaaagaacaggaagtgacaccagtctgggaggaaaaaaacacattgacaGTGCTGTTCTGTGTTAAGACGATTTATTACTGGTTTGAGTGGATCTTGCTCAGTTGTACTGTAGGTCCAGGACTGCTGACACTTGGCCAGTCAAGGTCTGACACTGCTACACAGTGTTGACCAATACAAGAAGTGGCGGGTAGTTTCTTGTGTCTTATTAATTGCATTGCTTTTAGAGGCTTTACTTTGGTTGTTTGCACTGATAAAAGGTTTTAATACTTGGCTGTTTTAAAAGTTGCAAAGTCGCATGCAACAATATTGCCATCATTTTGGCAGAATCGCAACACGTGCAGTGAAAATCCAAGTAAAACTTCCTGACACCTGACTCGGTTCACTATCCAGTGGTTAGATGAGCAGCCATTGCTGCcttgtagtttttaaaaagtccaaaaatgcaatatttggtaataatgaataaataaatacatttatcatTTCCAGTAAAAAGCTAGATTTGTGACATTCATTCCTCCTTGTTTTGTGCAAAGAATTAAAGGCTTTTTAAATCTACAgactttcttttctgtttgttcttttgttgattggtttgtttgtttaggtcattttgcttttttttgttcatattaTCTGTCCTTCATGAGTACATTTCTGTACCCATTATAatcatcttttaaaaaacatgtaatCACTGgacataaatatttgaaatgtatATTGATTACTGAGAATTTATTTCGTGGCGGTCGTACGGTTTTTGTGACTAAGGTTTCTTAGAAGAATCGTGAGAACCCCAGTCCTGAGGTGGATGTAACTGACGCTGTGGTGGTTTTGATCTTATCACTGCACCGTCCTTTTGAAACGGTCTCTTTGCATGGCACGGGTCCTCCTCTGACGCTCTGCAACAGTTGAACTGAGGCTCTGCTTGAGGGCCGGGAGGACCACACCAGACTGAGAGGGTCCAGACctgggaaagaaaaaatagTTTCTGATATGAATGGTATCTTAAAAAGTGTCTCTCTTGGTTAAATGTGTCAGTAATAGCAGTACTATGGAGGTTTGAGCAAAATGTTGAATAGAAGCAAAGGAACTGAAAATCCATTTCATATTAAATGAAGCACTGTAGGCAGAGAAGGATGTACATACGTTTTTTCTGGATATGTTTGAAGACCAAGTTTTGGAAATTTCTTCTCTTCAAAAGATTTGctgaaaagtacaaaaaagaTAAACCCTTATTGCAACTGTGCTACTATATTCAAGGAATACTCCATGTTGGTGATGATGAGAATGATAATGCTCTCTATCACTTTACCGAGTTCCATCAACAAGGTAGGCCTTGGTCAGAATGTAGTTTTCTGGGGTGATTTTCTTGCTCAAAACAATATCTCTCAGCAATGCCTTTACACGTATGATCTGTGTAAAACAGAGTTGTCATTAAGTTGAAACATttccacagaaatacagtacTTTTACATTGCACAACAGTGGAAAACTATGTTTGATGATGGGTACTTACTTCCTGAGACTGTAAACTGTTTGCATTGTAGAGCTGCCGGATGATAACCTCACACTCCTGTAGTGTGGGAG comes from the Lates calcarifer isolate ASB-BC8 linkage group LG9, TLL_Latcal_v3, whole genome shotgun sequence genome and includes:
- the crkl gene encoding crk-like protein; translation: MSAARFDSSDRSAWYFGPVSRQEAQNRLQGQRHGMFLVRDSSTCPGDYVLSVSENSKVSHYIINSLPSKRFKIGDQEFDHLPALLEFYKIHYLDTTTLIEPAPRYPSSVCAPIQPMGGPEENLEYVRTLYDFTGSDAEDLPFKKGEILIILEKPEEQWWSAKSKEGRIGMIPVPYVEKVVRPPPHSGQPSHGSRNSNSYGIPEPSHALVHAYAQPQTPSPLPPSTPGAVITPLPSMQNGPVMAKAIQRRVPCAYDKTALALEVGDIVKVTRMNINGQWEGEVNGRRGLFPFTHVKIIDPQNPDESD